A genomic region of Campylobacter corcagiensis contains the following coding sequences:
- the wecB gene encoding non-hydrolyzing UDP-N-acetylglucosamine 2-epimerase: MAKILIIFGTRPEAIKMAPLVKEFKKYHEFDTKVCVTAQHREMLDQVLEIFDIKPDYDLNIMKQNQDLYDVTSNILLQIKKVFDDFKPDFVFVHGDTTTTFASSLAAFYKQIKICHVEAGLRTYDIYNPFPEEVNRVLTSKLAKFHFAPTNKAMQNLLNENVDKNNILVTGNSVIDALYCVLDKINNDLNLEKEIYEKLQNFLDNKIDIKKDKFILVTAHRRENFGNGIKNICIALEILAKNNPNINFIYPVHLNPNIQKPVFEKLGEISNTHLISPLDYLEFSYLMNLSYLVLTDSGGIQEEAPSLGKPVLVLRNTTERPEAIEAGTVKLVGTCIDKIVENTQILIDDKKEYKKMSKASNPYGDGKACEKIVEFIYNKY, encoded by the coding sequence ATGGCTAAAATTTTAATAATATTTGGAACTCGCCCAGAAGCGATAAAAATGGCACCATTAGTAAAAGAGTTTAAAAAATATCATGAATTTGATACAAAAGTATGTGTTACAGCTCAACATAGAGAAATGCTTGATCAGGTACTTGAAATTTTTGATATAAAGCCGGATTATGATCTAAATATAATGAAGCAAAATCAAGATTTATACGATGTAACCTCAAATATTTTACTTCAAATAAAAAAAGTTTTTGATGATTTTAAACCAGACTTTGTATTTGTTCATGGTGATACTACAACGACATTTGCCTCTAGTTTGGCTGCATTTTACAAGCAGATTAAGATTTGCCATGTTGAAGCAGGGCTTAGAACGTATGATATTTATAATCCTTTTCCAGAAGAGGTAAACAGGGTTTTAACTAGCAAGCTTGCCAAATTTCATTTTGCCCCTACAAACAAAGCGATGCAAAATTTATTAAACGAAAATGTTGATAAAAATAATATTTTAGTTACCGGAAATAGTGTGATTGACGCTCTTTATTGTGTGCTTGATAAAATAAATAATGATTTAAATTTAGAAAAAGAAATTTATGAAAAACTTCAAAATTTTTTAGATAATAAAATTGACATAAAAAAAGATAAATTTATTTTAGTAACTGCACACAGAAGAGAAAATTTTGGCAATGGAATAAAAAATATTTGCATAGCCTTAGAAATATTAGCTAAAAATAATCCAAATATTAATTTTATATATCCAGTTCATCTTAATCCAAATATTCAAAAACCTGTTTTTGAAAAATTAGGTGAAATTTCAAATACACATCTTATAAGCCCTTTGGATTATTTAGAGTTTTCATATTTGATGAATTTGTCATATCTTGTTTTAACTGATAGTGGAGGAATTCAAGAGGAAGCACCAAGTTTAGGAAAACCTGTATTGGTTTTAAGAAATACAACTGAAAGACCTGAAGCCATAGAAGCTGGAACGGTAAAATTAGTTGGAACATGCATTGATAAAATAGTTGAAAATACTCAAATTCTAATAGATGATAAAAAAGAGTATAAAAAAATGAGTAAAGCTTCCAATCCTTATGGTGATGGTAAGGCTTGTGAAAAAATAGTGGAATTTATCTA
- a CDS encoding Coenzyme F420 hydrogenase/dehydrogenase, beta subunit C-terminal domain: MKPNVIELVVKKDRCIGCGTCAGMCPVNVLSMDFNKSGCYEPYEIPGCLSKCTICLKVCPFYDKDLKEIGISNELYKTQKSYKEMGNFIGTYEFYIKDEKERIKSASGGAGYYILSELLSQKKVDKIIAIEPNDDPEMLFKFSVFDNVLDLQKSKKSAYYPTNMESILKYILKNDYSYVITALPCFAKAIRLVQKTNPKIRKRVKFIVGLVCGQLKSKNFTQTLADLNFKTHKKLKKVDFRHKLEGRPSSNFAFKFTSVDDWSSVDDRKTSPSIFWSSRAFTPLACNNCNDTFALCADAVLMDAWLGKFTKDWRGHSLIITRNHEIDEMLKNADKNFVHCESFDYKQVYVSQKPVVDNKSMFFHKKLNFISKAKLKLQINTNLNPRDFNKYLEEYLKQEKIYKIMIFSMRVVRKIIREIKAMI, encoded by the coding sequence TTGAAACCAAATGTTATAGAATTAGTCGTTAAAAAAGATAGATGTATAGGTTGTGGAACTTGTGCTGGTATGTGCCCTGTCAATGTTTTAAGTATGGATTTTAATAAAAGTGGCTGTTATGAGCCTTATGAAATTCCAGGATGTCTTAGTAAATGCACTATTTGTTTAAAGGTATGTCCTTTTTACGACAAAGATCTAAAAGAGATTGGAATTTCAAACGAGCTATATAAAACCCAAAAATCATATAAAGAAATGGGAAATTTTATAGGCACTTATGAGTTTTATATAAAAGATGAAAAAGAAAGAATCAAAAGTGCTAGTGGTGGGGCAGGATATTATATTTTAAGTGAACTTTTAAGTCAAAAAAAGGTTGATAAAATTATCGCAATTGAGCCAAATGACGATCCAGAGATGCTTTTTAAATTTAGTGTGTTTGATAATGTTTTAGACTTACAAAAAAGTAAAAAATCAGCTTATTATCCTACAAATATGGAAAGTATTTTAAAATACATTTTAAAAAATGATTATTCATATGTAATTACAGCACTTCCATGTTTTGCAAAAGCTATTAGATTAGTACAAAAAACAAACCCTAAAATAAGAAAAAGAGTTAAATTTATAGTAGGTCTTGTTTGTGGGCAGTTAAAAAGTAAAAATTTTACGCAAACTTTAGCTGATTTAAATTTTAAAACCCATAAAAAGCTTAAAAAAGTTGATTTTAGACATAAACTAGAAGGAAGACCTAGTTCAAATTTTGCATTTAAATTTACATCTGTCGATGACTGGTCATCTGTCGATGACCGTAAAACCTCGCCGAGTATTTTTTGGTCATCTAGAGCATTTACTCCACTTGCCTGTAATAACTGCAATGACACCTTTGCTTTGTGTGCGGACGCTGTTTTAATGGATGCTTGGCTTGGTAAATTTACAAAAGATTGGCGTGGACACTCTTTGATTATTACTAGAAATCATGAAATTGATGAAATGTTAAAAAATGCTGATAAAAATTTTGTTCATTGTGAAAGTTTTGATTATAAACAGGTTTATGTTTCACAAAAACCTGTTGTGGATAATAAAAGTATGTTTTTTCATAAGAAGTTAAATTTTATCTCAAAAGCTAAATTAAAATTACAAATAAATACTAATCTAAATCCTAGGGATTTTAACAAGTATTTAGAAGAATATTTAAAACAAGAAAAAATATACAAAATCATGATTTTTTCTATGAGAGTAGTAAGAAAAATTATAAGAGAGATAAAGGCGATGATATGA
- the secA gene encoding preprotein translocase subunit SecA — MIQNLFGKIFGTKNDRIVKHYAKRAKEINALESKYESMSDDELKASFDALKQAVQKDEKSLDDVLNDSFAITREASKRVLNMRHFDVQLIGGMVLHDGNIAEMKTGEGKTLVATLPVVLNAMSGKGVHVVTVNDYLAKRDAREMGALYEFLGYSVGVIVGGQYDDTERKSQYNADITYGTNNEFGFDYLRDNMKFRAEDKVQREHNFVIVDEVDSILIDEARTPLIISGPTNRTLDGYVKANEVALQLKRGEPANLNEPGSKPTGDFVVDEKNRTIMLNEEGIAKAEKLFGVDNLYSLENAILSHYLDQALKANHLFLKDVNYVVKDGQVVIVDEFTGRLSEGRRFSEGLHQALEAKEGVKIQEESQTLADITFQNYFRLYDKLAGMTGTAQTEASEFSQIYSLEVISIPTNVPVARIDQNDLIYKTEAEKFRAVIEEIKRLNAKGQPVLVGTASIEKSEVLHELLKKERIAHSVLNAKNHEKEAEIIADAGAKGAVTIATNMAGRGVDIRINDEVRDLGGLYILGTERHESRRIDNQLRGRAGRQGDPGESRFFLSLDDNLLRIFGSDRIKNIMDRLGIKEGESIESKMVTRAVENAQKKVESLHFESRKYVLEYDDIANEQRKTIYKYRNELLDPEYDLSQKIDDNRLTYVDVVLENAEIYDGMQKSDFNLDAVISSFSEEIGHIFTKEELEKFDTYSELKEYIADELKKAYDDKMSLVEPEQRKAIEKQVYLQVVDKDWREHLYQMDILKTGIGLRGYNRKDPLTEYKKESYELFVDLVGRLKRDSIRTLQAIRFKTKEEMEAEERAMKQAQARAMEEMNRAIEAKNKELQNETEEKKLEPIKVAKKPKRNEPCPCGSGKKYKECCGKSGPKKGDLA; from the coding sequence ATGATACAGAATTTATTTGGAAAAATTTTTGGTACTAAAAATGATCGTATAGTTAAACACTACGCTAAAAGAGCAAAAGAGATAAACGCTCTTGAAAGCAAATATGAAAGCATGAGTGATGATGAGCTAAAAGCTAGTTTTGATGCGTTAAAGCAAGCCGTACAAAAAGATGAAAAAAGCTTAGATGATGTTTTAAACGATAGCTTTGCAATAACAAGAGAAGCTAGCAAAAGAGTACTAAATATGCGTCACTTTGATGTCCAGCTAATAGGCGGTATGGTACTTCATGATGGAAATATCGCTGAGATGAAAACTGGTGAAGGAAAAACCCTTGTAGCAACTCTGCCTGTTGTTTTAAATGCTATGAGTGGCAAAGGCGTTCATGTTGTAACAGTTAATGACTATTTGGCTAAGCGTGATGCTCGTGAAATGGGTGCTTTGTATGAGTTTTTAGGATATAGCGTTGGAGTTATAGTTGGCGGGCAGTATGATGATACTGAAAGAAAATCACAATATAACGCAGATATAACATATGGTACAAATAACGAATTTGGCTTTGATTATTTAAGAGATAATATGAAATTTAGAGCTGAAGATAAAGTCCAAAGAGAACATAATTTTGTTATAGTTGACGAAGTTGATAGTATTTTAATAGATGAAGCAAGAACTCCACTTATCATCTCAGGACCAACAAATAGAACTCTTGATGGCTATGTTAAGGCAAATGAAGTCGCACTTCAGCTTAAAAGAGGCGAACCAGCAAATTTAAACGAACCTGGTTCTAAACCAACTGGAGACTTTGTAGTTGATGAGAAAAATAGAACCATTATGCTAAATGAAGAAGGAATTGCTAAGGCTGAAAAGCTTTTTGGTGTAGATAACTTATATAGTCTTGAAAATGCTATTTTAAGTCACTATCTTGATCAAGCTCTAAAGGCAAATCACCTTTTCTTAAAAGATGTAAACTATGTGGTAAAAGATGGACAAGTTGTAATTGTTGATGAATTTACCGGTAGGCTTAGCGAAGGGCGTCGTTTTAGCGAAGGACTTCATCAAGCCCTAGAAGCAAAAGAAGGAGTTAAAATTCAAGAAGAGAGCCAAACTCTAGCTGATATTACATTTCAAAACTACTTTAGACTTTATGATAAACTAGCAGGTATGACAGGAACAGCTCAAACTGAAGCAAGCGAATTTAGTCAAATTTATAGCCTTGAAGTTATCTCAATACCTACTAACGTCCCAGTTGCTAGGATAGATCAAAACGATCTTATTTACAAAACAGAAGCTGAGAAATTTAGAGCTGTTATAGAAGAGATAAAACGCCTAAACGCTAAAGGTCAGCCTGTTTTAGTTGGAACAGCTTCTATAGAAAAAAGCGAAGTACTTCATGAACTTCTTAAAAAAGAGCGTATCGCTCACTCAGTACTAAATGCTAAAAACCACGAAAAAGAGGCTGAAATAATTGCCGATGCTGGAGCAAAAGGAGCAGTAACAATCGCAACAAACATGGCAGGTCGTGGTGTTGATATAAGGATAAATGATGAGGTAAGAGATCTTGGTGGACTTTATATCCTAGGAACAGAAAGACACGAAAGTAGGCGTATAGATAACCAGCTTCGTGGTCGTGCTGGAAGACAAGGAGATCCAGGAGAGAGTAGATTTTTCTTAAGTTTAGATGATAATTTACTTAGAATTTTTGGAAGTGATAGGATAAAAAATATCATGGATAGACTTGGTATAAAAGAAGGTGAAAGTATCGAGTCAAAAATGGTAACAAGAGCTGTAGAAAACGCTCAAAAAAAGGTAGAAAGCTTACACTTTGAAAGCCGTAAATATGTCCTTGAGTATGACGATATAGCAAATGAACAAAGAAAGACCATATATAAATACAGAAACGAACTTCTTGACCCTGAGTATGATCTAAGTCAAAAGATAGATGATAACAGACTAACATATGTTGATGTGGTGCTAGAAAATGCTGAAATTTATGATGGTATGCAAAAGAGTGATTTTAATCTAGATGCAGTTATTAGCTCATTTAGTGAAGAGATTGGGCATATTTTTACAAAAGAAGAGCTTGAAAAATTTGATACTTACTCAGAGCTTAAAGAGTATATTGCAGATGAACTTAAAAAAGCTTACGATGATAAGATGAGTTTGGTTGAGCCTGAACAAAGAAAAGCTATAGAAAAGCAAGTCTATCTTCAAGTCGTAGATAAGGACTGGAGAGAGCATCTTTATCAAATGGATATCTTAAAAACAGGCATTGGATTAAGAGGATATAACAGAAAAGATCCACTTACTGAGTATAAAAAAGAAAGCTATGAGCTTTTTGTTGATTTAGTTGGGCGTCTAAAAAGAGATAGTATAAGAACACTTCAAGCTATTCGCTTTAAGACAAAAGAGGAGATGGAAGCTGAAGAGCGCGCTATGAAGCAAGCTCAAGCTAGAGCGATGGAAGAGATGAATAGAGCTATCGAAGCTAAAAATAAAGAGCTTCAAAACGAGACTGAAGAGAAAAAATTAGAGCCTATAAAAGTAGCAAAAAAGCCTAAAAGAAATGAGCCATGCCCTTGTGGAAGTGGTAAAAAATACAAAGAGTGTTGTGGCAAAAGTGGTCCTAAAAAAGGTGATTTAGCCTAA
- a CDS encoding polysaccharide pyruvyl transferase family protein, giving the protein MKIAVLTLPLLNNYGGNLQAFAMMRLLKNLGHEPVFLNLQLTHSLEFWVKFIIKKYFLFFINKYKNPFFLNRKKCMKRFIDDFIIPQSKKICSENELLYFLKNSNFDACIVGSDQIFSSMGVLGFRDIYSLGFLSDNIIKLSYAASFGGDKYKGGNINFHSQNLKKFKAISVREKSGVKICKEIFGVGAKHVLDPTMMLEVSEYKSLFTDIKNSKTKGKIFVYILDKNKEKTDAIKKFVKDKNLEAYEINDGNSSQDTISIEEWLKNIYDADIIITDSFHGCVFSILFNKPFHAFVNKERGVDRFYSLFEMFDLNDRVVNDAKFSLNEIDYKKVDEILKKQKEYSKEFLISNLRIKNG; this is encoded by the coding sequence ATGAAAATAGCAGTTTTAACTTTACCACTTTTAAATAATTATGGTGGAAATTTACAAGCTTTTGCGATGATGAGATTATTAAAGAATTTAGGGCATGAGCCAGTTTTTTTAAATTTACAGCTTACTCATAGTTTAGAATTTTGGGTTAAATTTATAATAAAAAAATACTTTTTATTTTTTATAAATAAGTATAAAAATCCATTTTTTTTAAACCGTAAAAAATGCATGAAAAGATTTATTGATGATTTTATTATTCCGCAAAGTAAGAAAATTTGTTCTGAAAATGAATTATTATATTTTTTAAAAAATAGTAATTTTGATGCTTGTATAGTAGGAAGCGATCAAATTTTTAGTAGTATGGGGGTTTTGGGTTTTAGAGATATTTATTCGTTAGGTTTTTTAAGTGATAATATTATAAAACTTTCATATGCTGCGTCTTTTGGTGGAGATAAATACAAAGGTGGTAATATAAATTTTCATTCACAAAATTTAAAGAAATTTAAAGCTATTTCTGTTAGAGAAAAAAGTGGAGTGAAAATATGTAAAGAAATTTTTGGTGTTGGTGCTAAACATGTGCTTGATCCGACCATGATGCTTGAGGTTAGTGAGTATAAAAGCCTTTTTACTGACATTAAAAACTCAAAAACAAAAGGTAAAATTTTTGTTTATATTTTGGATAAAAACAAAGAAAAAACTGATGCTATAAAAAAGTTTGTAAAAGATAAAAATTTAGAAGCTTATGAGATAAATGATGGAAATTCTTCACAAGATACCATTTCTATCGAAGAGTGGCTTAAAAATATCTACGATGCAGATATTATTATAACAGACTCATTTCATGGATGTGTATTTTCAATTTTATTTAATAAACCATTCCATGCTTTTGTAAATAAAGAACGTGGTGTAGATAGGTTTTACTCACTTTTTGAGATGTTTGACTTAAATGATAGAGTGGTAAATGACGCTAAATTTAGCTTAAATGAAATTGATTATAAAAAAGTAGATGAGATTCTTAAAAAACAAAAAGAGTATTCTAAAGAGTTTTTAATATCAAATTTAAGGATAAAAAATGGCTAA
- a CDS encoding lipopolysaccharide biosynthesis protein: MSNKNPVIERKEGAILTYVNIFLNTFIMIFYTPFVIKMLGQSEFGLYSLAISIMGYIAIFDFGLGNAVVVFTSKFIAKNQQNKQNILYSTVFVFYICMSFLIIILGVIFLSNIELFFKNSLTLEEIEILKVLVMLLIFNMTFSLPCNVFSSILNAYERFIFMKKISILRSLLTPLFLSVILLLGFKSISMIVSITFLNILYFLTIIIYCKKNINMKIDILKFNFNFLKMVLNYSIFIFIGLIVDQVNWNFGQFIIGSFLGAKEVGVFAIAILFNSMFIMLSTAISGVFLPKISKMISSGANNETLTNEMIRIGRLQGYIIFLILFGFIIFGKDFIKLWVGESYIDAYYLTIIIMIPLSVPLIQNLGLSIMQAKNQYQFKAISTLIGAIISIFLSIYLVKIYGYFGVSFSIASMFFIMNGIAINWYYHKKIKLNMQKFWSEIFKNITPIFLLFLLFLLFSNFIKSDNIVYFAIEILVFMLLYFIVCYKICMNEYEKSLLESILKKIKV; this comes from the coding sequence ATGTCAAATAAAAATCCTGTAATAGAGAGAAAAGAAGGTGCTATTTTAACATATGTAAATATTTTTCTTAATACCTTTATAATGATTTTTTATACCCCGTTTGTTATAAAAATGCTTGGGCAAAGTGAATTTGGTCTTTACTCGTTAGCTATTAGCATTATGGGGTATATTGCTATATTTGATTTTGGTCTTGGTAATGCAGTTGTTGTTTTTACATCTAAATTTATAGCAAAAAATCAGCAAAATAAACAAAACATTTTATATTCCACTGTATTTGTTTTTTATATCTGCATGAGTTTTTTAATAATTATTTTAGGAGTTATTTTTTTAAGTAATATAGAATTATTTTTTAAAAACTCTTTAACTTTAGAAGAGATAGAAATCTTAAAAGTTTTAGTTATGCTTTTAATTTTTAATATGACTTTTTCTTTACCTTGCAATGTTTTTTCATCTATACTAAATGCTTATGAAAGATTTATATTCATGAAAAAAATCTCAATTTTAAGATCTTTATTAACTCCATTATTTCTTAGTGTAATTTTACTTTTAGGCTTTAAGTCCATTTCTATGATAGTTTCAATTACATTTTTAAATATATTGTATTTTTTAACAATAATTATATATTGCAAAAAAAACATTAATATGAAAATAGATATTTTAAAATTTAATTTTAATTTTTTAAAAATGGTTTTAAATTATTCCATTTTTATTTTTATAGGATTGATAGTTGATCAAGTTAATTGGAATTTTGGTCAGTTTATAATAGGTTCTTTCTTGGGGGCAAAAGAAGTTGGCGTTTTTGCTATAGCAATTTTGTTTAACTCAATGTTTATAATGCTTTCAACTGCTATTAGCGGAGTATTTTTACCTAAAATTTCTAAGATGATTTCAAGTGGAGCAAATAACGAAACTCTAACTAACGAAATGATAAGAATAGGAAGACTTCAAGGTTATATTATTTTTTTAATACTATTTGGCTTTATTATTTTCGGTAAGGATTTTATAAAACTTTGGGTTGGAGAAAGCTATATAGATGCTTATTATTTAACAATTATCATAATGATACCTCTTAGTGTGCCATTAATCCAAAATCTAGGACTTAGCATAATGCAAGCTAAAAACCAATATCAATTTAAGGCGATTTCCACACTGATAGGAGCTATTATTTCCATATTTTTATCTATATATTTGGTTAAAATTTATGGATATTTTGGAGTATCATTTAGTATAGCTTCTATGTTTTTTATAATGAACGGCATCGCAATTAACTGGTATTATCATAAAAAAATTAAGCTTAATATGCAAAAATTTTGGAGTGAAATATTTAAAAATATCACTCCAATTTTTCTGTTATTTCTGTTATTTCTGTTATTTTCAAATTTTATCAAATCAGACAATATAGTATATTTTGCTATAGAAATTTTAGTTTTTATGTTACTTTATTTTATAGTTTGCTATAAAATCTGTATGAATGAGTACGAAAAATCACTCCTTGAATCAATACTTAAAAAAATAAAGGTATAA
- a CDS encoding ABC transporter permease, whose amino-acid sequence MVKYLTRKYLRFDKSQPFITMCAILAFLGVSIGLMVLIVAMAIMNGFDKEFERKLFTMNYPITILSHFKEGISRNDLENLRSNLPDIKFSPYITTQAIVKGGDKLEGAVVFGVDAKSEAEVNEVVKNGLKDANLTGFGAMIGKGLKEQFMLRKDDKIMLIFTKFDAGGFSLLPKMKRFDVKAEFHSGLIAYDKAYIYTDINDLAKVLDYKDESFDGIHIYSNDPFKDKERIKAILPENMVALGWWEQNGNFFSALALEKRALFIVLMLIILVASLNIISSLLMTVMNRRQEIALLLALGASKKEVKSVFFRLGMVIGGGGIVFGAILGLLGVWIFGSFDIVKLPADVYGSSKLPMELSVSDFCMIIFGALAIVIISSYYPAKKATEVDVLETLRNE is encoded by the coding sequence TTGGTAAAATATTTAACTAGAAAATATCTTAGATTTGATAAAAGTCAGCCATTTATAACGATGTGTGCGATTTTAGCTTTTTTAGGCGTTAGCATTGGGCTAATGGTTTTAATAGTTGCAATGGCTATAATGAATGGCTTTGATAAAGAATTTGAAAGAAAACTCTTTACAATGAACTATCCTATAACGATACTTAGCCATTTTAAAGAGGGAATTTCTAGAAATGATCTTGAAAATTTAAGATCAAATTTACCAGATATCAAATTTAGCCCTTACATAACAACTCAAGCTATCGTAAAAGGTGGTGATAAACTAGAAGGTGCTGTTGTTTTTGGTGTGGATGCAAAAAGCGAAGCAGAAGTTAATGAAGTTGTAAAAAATGGACTAAAAGATGCGAATTTAACCGGCTTTGGTGCTATGATAGGAAAAGGCTTAAAAGAGCAGTTTATGCTTAGAAAAGATGATAAGATTATGCTTATATTTACCAAATTTGACGCAGGTGGCTTTTCACTACTTCCAAAGATGAAACGCTTTGATGTAAAGGCTGAGTTTCACTCAGGACTTATCGCTTACGATAAAGCCTACATATATACAGATATTAATGATTTAGCAAAAGTTCTTGACTATAAAGATGAAAGTTTTGATGGAATTCATATATATTCAAATGATCCATTTAAAGATAAGGAGCGTATAAAAGCTATCCTTCCTGAAAATATGGTAGCTCTTGGCTGGTGGGAGCAAAATGGAAACTTTTTTTCAGCTCTTGCTCTTGAAAAAAGAGCACTTTTTATCGTGCTAATGCTTATTATCTTAGTAGCAAGTCTTAATATCATAAGCTCACTTCTTATGACAGTCATGAATCGCCGTCAAGAAATAGCGCTTCTTCTTGCACTTGGTGCTAGTAAAAAAGAGGTTAAAAGCGTTTTTTTCAGACTTGGAATGGTAATAGGTGGTGGTGGCATTGTATTTGGTGCTATTCTTGGGCTTTTGGGAGTTTGGATTTTTGGTAGTTTTGATATAGTTAAGCTTCCAGCTGATGTTTATGGTAGCTCAAAACTTCCAATGGAGCTATCAGTAAGTGATTTTTGTATGATTATATTTGGTGCTCTTGCTATCGTTATAATCTCATCATACTACCCAGCCAAAAAAGCAACAGAAGTTGATGTTTTAGAAACTTTAAGGAATGAGTAG
- a CDS encoding Wzz/FepE/Etk N-terminal domain-containing protein, with protein MDRRRIEIQDDEIDLAVVFKTLFDYKFTIVIITFIFLLIGVIYAITSTKWLKTTAIVEVGHHFTNNNEQYIANFSNFRNDVLAYGISVLDQNETDFKDIYVDYNLTTKDDSANKVFEDGFYAINIIGKNKDKSLEKIDEILKQITIKHKNNLEYILAQKSIDLEILNKNIEDTKNIILANANYQIKILQEEAPKIAEKIEQISKILIEKDNIENKEAVSSIQIGGSDYGLSSLIQYRNNIITNSISDASTRLFDIQMLLENMIKQKNDLEKDIKDGYRNTKVMSVATTPEKNKNLLIIAILTFIGFFVSIFSVLVWNVVKKI; from the coding sequence TTGGACAGACGAAGAATTGAAATTCAAGATGATGAAATTGATTTAGCTGTGGTATTTAAAACGCTATTTGATTATAAATTTACTATAGTCATTATAACTTTCATTTTTTTACTTATTGGAGTTATTTATGCTATAACATCCACTAAATGGCTAAAAACCACTGCCATAGTTGAAGTTGGTCATCACTTTACAAATAACAATGAACAATATATAGCTAACTTTTCAAATTTTAGAAATGACGTTTTAGCTTATGGAATTTCGGTTTTAGACCAAAATGAAACTGACTTTAAAGATATCTATGTTGATTATAATCTAACAACCAAAGATGATAGTGCTAATAAAGTCTTTGAAGATGGATTTTATGCTATAAATATTATTGGAAAAAATAAAGATAAATCACTCGAAAAAATAGATGAAATTTTAAAACAAATCACCATAAAACATAAGAATAATCTCGAGTATATCTTAGCACAAAAAAGCATTGATTTGGAGATTTTAAATAAAAATATAGAAGATACAAAAAATATAATATTAGCTAATGCAAACTATCAGATAAAAATTTTACAAGAAGAAGCTCCAAAAATAGCCGAAAAAATAGAACAAATTTCAAAAATTCTAATAGAAAAAGATAATATAGAAAATAAAGAGGCAGTTTCTTCTATTCAAATAGGTGGAAGCGATTACGGGTTATCATCTCTAATACAATATAGAAATAATATTATAACAAATTCAATATCAGATGCGAGCACAAGACTATTTGACATTCAAATGTTGTTAGAAAACATGATAAAGCAAAAGAACGACTTAGAAAAAGATATAAAGGATGGCTATAGGAATACTAAGGTGATGTCAGTAGCAACAACTCCTGAGAAAAATAAAAATTTATTAATAATAGCTATTTTAACTTTCATAGGCTTTTTCGTAAGCATTTTTAGTGTGCTTGTGTGGAATGTTGTAAAAAAAATATAA